A region of Argentina anserina chromosome 5, drPotAnse1.1, whole genome shotgun sequence DNA encodes the following proteins:
- the LOC126795361 gene encoding LOW QUALITY PROTEIN: protein STICHEL-like 2 (The sequence of the model RefSeq protein was modified relative to this genomic sequence to represent the inferred CDS: inserted 1 base in 1 codon; deleted 1 base in 1 codon; substituted 1 base at 1 genomic stop codon) produces MDGRRHSVDVPISKALVALRRVRSLRDPSTNSMSKFSSPVENVNWEMNSGNDISMLFLNTFQEGGSDKRSCVRPKNSEREDFLDDFELNPDLNKSRLILHEISEWVGSTGSLRSNQGDEFDLSGSDKEEVLRHKSLSHRYNSSHMDKGLALICVKPQEDVEYEETIRSSCFERVDQILSNRKSQCESCADFSGAIGDRRSRTSSPCPSGGGDLSIHSTSVFANEEVDTVDHDHPGGGLSCFWSRTLRFREANSSFDADNHPLLFKNARDIALYDHRSLKHIGNETNSQLEKPRSLSWKFRPKSFINLVGQNVVARSLLGAISRGRITSFYLFHGPQGTGKTSASRIFAAALNCLSLEEXRPCGLCSECNMYFSGNSGDIKEIDSLRINRRDRVRSLIKNAATPPASSQFKVFIIDECHLMWGETWATIFSSIDNLSQHVVFVMITPDLDKLPRNAVSXSQRYHFPKIKDDDIASKLGKICFEEGLDFDQVALNFVAAKSNGSLRDAEMMLDQLSLLNKKITTGLAYELIGAVSDDELLELLDLALSSDISNTVVRAREFMRSRIDPMQLISQLANLIMDILAGEEGGSEVQKKFSRRHTSEMDFQKLSHALKIFSETDKQLRVSKNQTTWLTAALLQLSSAESSSVDASDTKSLRTTQERGPSDPTSCNANTSDKSQMQKDFDEQLQQKSPSLCERGSGSDYSEYTSEKPILPCFCDCASQVPHNCFDKMVVVSTLRNSEGNVLSTRAASSCRSFENDAPKPPGLKLHTSREEGSNQDCQVEEEFWSALLENPHAYLRKGLAAEAKLAGWLLPCATA; encoded by the exons ATGGATGGGCGGCGTCATTCTGTTGATGTACCTATCTCTAAAGCTCTGGTAGCTCTGCGGAGGGTGAGGTCTCTAAGGGATCCATCAACTAATTCTATGAGCAAGTTCTCTTCTCCGGTTGAGAATGTTAATTGGGAAATGAATTCGGGTAATGATATCTCTATGCTGTTCTTGAATACTTTCCAAGAAGGTGGCTCTGATAAACGTAGTTGTGTGAGGCCAAAGAATTCAGAAAGAGAGGATTTCTTAGATGATTTTGAACTGAACCCGGATTTAAACAAGTCTAGGTTGATCCTGCATGAGATTTCAGAGTGGGTTGGAAGCACAGGGAGTCTTAGGAGCAATCAGGGTGATGAGTTTGATCTTTCAGGGTCAGATAAAGAAGAGGTTTTGAGACATAAATCACTGAGTCATAGATATAATAGCAGTCATATGGATAAAGGATTGGCCTTGATATGTGTAAAGCCTCAGGAGGATGTGGAATATGAAGAAACTATCAGATCATCATGTTTCGAAAGAGTAGATCAGATTTtatcaaatcgaaaatcaCAGTGTGAAAGTTGTGCTGATTTTTCTGGGGCAATTGGTGATCGTAGGAGTCGAACCAGTAGTCCATGCCCTTCAGGAGGTGGTGATCTTTCAATCCATAGTACATCCGTTTTTGCAAATGAAGAGGTTGATACTGTAGATCATGATCATCCTGGTGGTGGACTAAGCTGCTTCTGGTCAAGAACCCTTAGATTCAGAGAAGCTAACAGTTCTTTTGATGCTGACAACCATCCTTTGTTATTCAAGAATGCA AGGGATATTGCACTTTATGACCACAGAAGCTTGAAACACATTGGAAATGAAACCAATTCACAATTAGAAAAGCCCAGGAGTCTGAGTTGGAAATTCAGGCCAAAATCTTTCATCAACTTGGTAGGACAAAATGTTGTTGCAAGGTCACTCTTGGGTGCTATCTCTAGGGGAAGAATAACCTCATTCTATCTTTTCCATGGTCCACAAGGTACAGGAAAGACATCAGCGTCAAGAATTTTTGCTGCAGCACTAAATTGTCTTTCCCTGGAGG ATAGACCGTGTGGTCTCTGCAGTGAGTGTAATATGTACTTTTCTGGAAACAGCGGGGACATCAAGGAAATAGATTCTCTGAGAATCAACCGGAGAGACCGGGTTAGGTCTCTCATTAAGAATGCAGCTACACCTCCAGCGTCTTCACAGTTTAAGGTTTTCATCATTGATGAGTGCCACTTGATGTGGGGGGAAACATGGGCGACCATTTTCAGTAGCATTGATAACCTTTCTCAACATGTTGTCTTTGTGATGATCACTCCTGATCTGGATAAGCTGCCACGCAATGCGGTATCATGATCCCAGAGATATCACTTCCCTAAGATTAAGGATGATGATATTGCAAGCAAGCTAGGGAAAATCTGTTTTGAAGAGGGGCTTGACTTTGATCAGGTTGCTTTAAACTTTGTCGCTGCCAAATCAAATGGTTCGCTTAGGGATGCAGAGATGATGCTTGATCAGCTAAGTTTgcttaataaaaaaatcacaacgGGCCTGGCATACGAGCTT ATTGGAGCTGTTTCTGATGATGAATTACTCGAATTGCTAGATCTGGCATTGTCATCTGACATTTCTAATACAGTTGTAAGGGCCAGGGAGTTTATGAGATCAAGGATTGATCCCATGCAACTTATCTCACAGTTGGCAAATCTCATTATGGACATCCTTGCCGGTGAGGAAGGTGGCTCAGAAGTCCAGAAAAAGTTCTCTCGTAGGCATACCT CTGAAATGGACTTCCAGAAACTGAGTCATGCGTTGAAAATATTCTCTGAAACCGATAAGCAATTACGGGTATCCAAGAATCAAACAACATGGCTTACTGCAGCTCTTTTGCAGCTGAGCTCTGCGGAATCCTCCTCAGTGGATGCTAGTGATACAAAGAGTTTGAGAACTACACAAGAGAGAG GGCCAAGTGACCCTACTTCATGCAATGCCAACACATCAGACAAGTCGCAAATGCAGAAGGATTTTGATGAACA ATTGCAACAAAAGTCACCATCTCTCTGTGAGCGTGGAAGTGGTTCAGATTACTCTGAATACACATCGGAGAAGCCTATATTACCTTGTTTTTGTGATTGTGCTTCTCAAGTGCCACATAACTGCTTTGACAAAATGGTGGTTGTAAGTACATTAAGAAATAGTGAAGGAAACGTGCTGAGTACAAGAGCGGCCTCATCCTGCAGATCTTTTGAAAACGATGCACCAAAGCCTCCTGGATTAAAGCTTCATACTTCAAGGGAAGAGGGAAGCAACCAAGACTGCCAG GTTGAAGAAGAATTCTGGAGTGCTTTGTTGGAAAACCCCCACGCTTACCTCAGGAAAG